The sequence GAGGAAGCTAAATGAGTTTTGGGGTCACTGTATTTCACTATCTTCTGTTCTTTATGATCTTCATCTTTTTGTTATGTACACTTATGTTTATAATGAAGGAATTTAAACTTTCATAAATCACCTCCTCTTGTTTCTCATACTTTATCTCTCCTTGTTTCAAATAAAgaccaggaaatagaaaaaaatgttgattttagaaaatttatgttacttttcattcattcagagttttaagtataaataaaatatttcatattattgcCTTTCATTTATCCATATGTATGTTtctactaaatgaaaaaaattagaacaagtaCAGATTAATAAAGTTATAACAGTGCTTTGCCTCAAACATAGAACATGCTAACACTCATGGTACTTTTTAACATGAATGTCTACACTTTAAAGTCACTTGACAGTGCCTAGGTTGCTTTGTACAAGAAGGGTACCACTCTTGTCTCTAATCAaaagaattttcatatttaatccCTTGAGCTCAAGATGGGTATGGTCTTGCCAGAGCCtaagatgccctcaagccatctctCTTAGGGTCTCTGGACCAAGTCCtaagcatttctttagtggcagtaatgtctttaacaataGTGACTTTCTTAGCTCCATTTTACTCCCCACTTTCatgtccaagtttttcaaatctttctgctctgctttctgatcctgAATATCTTAATAAACttgctaaaagccaccagcaatatccatgcctctacctgaatgctatgctgcctagatatttcttccaccagatttagtccaccattttaaaaatcaactttgcaggaagtctcaggacatgggcaaaatgcagacaatttCTCAGACAGAACACAAAATGAACGACCTCTAGTTCAATTACCAACAGTGTCCTTCTTTTCCTCCAAACCCTCTTGAGCATTTCCATCTTGCACTGCTAAGCATCCCAAAATTCCTACCAACAATTTCAAAAAGCTCCCAAAGCTTCTCAACCACATGATCTGggttagtcatagcaatgaccccacttcttggtaccaatttctgttgtAGTCggcatttttgttgctgtgactgaaagacctgacctgAAAAGCCATGCCACCCAtgcacacacctcctccacccacaccctacactccttcagttaccactcagttaatccctatcagaggattaattcactgattaaaacTCTCACAGCCTGGGGGCCGACAGTTGTGTCCAGACAGCTGCTGCCGCTGGGGTAACACTGACCGAGCGTCGCCTTCCGCCTCCATGGACGCCGGCCAGCGTTGACCTATGGAGGGTCAGGGTGTGCCTCTGGGCCTTATCCAGCCACGAAGCTGTGGAATGAAGTCACTACATCTTTTCAAGCAGGAATGCCTCTAAGAAAACACAggcaacactttaaaaaatatggcaATTGTTTCACAGCAGGAGAAGCAGTGGATTGGTTTTGGGACCTATTaagaaataatagtaattttgGTCCTGAAGTTACAAGGCAACAAACTATTCAATTGTTGAGAAAATTTCTGAAGAATCATGTAATTGAGGATATCAAAGGCAGATGGGGATCAGAAAATCTTGATGACAACAATCAACTATTCAGATTTTCTGCAACTTCTCCACTTAAAACTCTTCCATGAAGACAtccagaatggagaaaaaacagcGTAGAGAACTTTTCCAAAGATAAAGATagtgtttttaaattaagaaacttATCTCGTAGAACTCCTAAGAACCATGGATTACATTTCTTccaggaaaatacagagaaaaggaaTCGTGAAATAATCAATGAAGATCAAGAAAACTCAGCTGATAAGAGAGAAATAAGCCAGGAAGCTATTGAAGAAGTTTGGAGATACATTATTCTGATCTAGTAAGATGAACCTAAGCTAAAATCAAATTCCTGAAATATTCCGATTATTAATTTGACATTTTCtaagaataagtaaataagaacagTTTAATTCTCAAAGCTTTATATGTTTCCTAATAAACATTTGCTGTAGAAATAGATACTTTCAgtataatttgctttttcattgaATTGAATTGAAGTCATAGCTATAGTTTAATGTTCCATATTGGAATATTTGGAATGTTATTgggataaatatatttaaaattagacgCTTCGGGAGTTTGTttaagaactaaataaaatattctgatgactttgttctcaaaaaaaaaaaaaaaaaaaaagactctcacAGCCTAATCTCttctcctctgaatctttttgcatcatctcacatgtgagctcttaggggacagctcacatccaaaccacaccACATTACCACTGAGGAAGGGAAAGTCAGGATGGTGAACAAACTGGCCCTGGATGAGTAATAACAGTTGTAAATAATGTAGCCCTTCCCTTGCATTAGGACCCATCCTGACCTCTTTGCATAGTGTCCCATTTGATATTACTAATCTGTAAGAGAAATACTTTTACTTTCACCTTTTTATAAATGCTAAACAAATCCTAAAAATGAGACTTAAAAAGGTTGAACCACATATTCTTAGCAGATGCAAACCTGAAAACCAATTTTACTAGACTAAGAAGTCTTTATCTTTCATGCAAAGTTCATGTTCACTATCTTTCTACTAGGCCTACTATATTCCTATTTGCAAAGACctttttcccatatattttaattggtgctttatagctGCAcaaaatggtgggatttgttgttacatatttgtgtacacacaataataataatatgatttggccaattatttgtcaatatcttttaactctataaaattattctattaaTCTCAAATATGGTCACATAATTAAACTTGGTAgtaacaaaattatatttgtttatgtTGACTGTTGATATGTGAAGAGCTTTTTAACTACTGACACCCTTCCTAGGTAAAgacagtattttattaaaatctacTATCTCTTTTTCAAACCATATCATAATATGTGCTCTTAAAAGTGAAAATGtgtaatatattttcctttggcatgacttaatggagaaaacaatcttttcaaagaagatGATAGCAAAACTACTTTTGACAATTGAGggaaaaacaaatgtaaacaaaaaaacCTGTGTCAATTATTGGACTaatgtttacaaaatatatttagactTTCTCCTTAACTTctaaatttctttgattttcaaacAGAATGTGCTTTTGGCCATCATCAATGACACGCTGAAGTGAAATTTGATTTTGCCCAGCTGAAAGCTTAAATGGAGACCTCATACCTTACCAGTAAGATAGGACAGTCCCAAATtcactgaatttaaaatttcctatataaattaataattgcCTCAAGTTTCCTAATCAACACTGATCCACTGAAATTGAAGAGTAGATTAAGAGCTGTACCCCACCCAGGACACAGCTTTACTGCTGGCACAGAACCCAGCACCTGGCCCTGACACACCAGGCACAGGCCAGCTGGGATCCCTGAACGTGACCCACCAGGCCTTCCCCTGAAGTGTCCAGCTGATTCACTGCTTATCTGCAACCCAGCTTCCCCTGCATGCCAGTTTGCCTCCAGGACTACAGCCCAGCTGGCCCATACTAATCTCCAAGGAAGGAAATTTGGAAAGTGTTAAACACCAACCTTCAACCCCTTGAGCGAACAATAAGAAGGAAGGACATGACAACTCATGGCCCCTATTCCCACGCTTAGTTCATACctcaagaaacaaaaagaaaatcaggtaGGCACAGATGACAAACATATACACTCACTGACTATTTTGTCTGCCATAGTGGATATGACTCCTTAATTTCCTAACATTCCCTaagattcttttgttgttgttttttgtggttgcagctctggtttttcttttgattttcattttctatattgtgtttttgttttatttgaatgtgtaCTGACTGATTCAAGTTCTCctacacatattcatatttgtttctcctcctcatttctagcctttttttctttttctattttcccatgCTCTGTTTGCAGAGATTTAAGGGGTTTGATtagcttattttgattttttttggtattgtctTTTCAGCtactccttcttccttttctacccTCGTTTTTTCTATCCCTGACACCCAAataccattctctctctctctctcttcttttagattcttctattctttcccctTTCACATTAACAGCATGTCCTAAGTTAACCTTGCATCTGCCCAATTCACCTTTGGAATCCAAACACTTTTCAACCCTcctatctcttttctttcctcaaacTCTACTCTATccttaacactttttttttttttttttttacaaaatagtaattatttatattttcaaaaagaaaaaaattaacatttggaAGTTCTCCCCTGTAGGAAGAGGGCTAAGAAGGAGGAACAGGACTGGTTCCTATGCAGGTGGCAAGTCAGGTACGAACAGCTGAGCAATCTGTGCTGGGACTTTTTTCACACagcattaataataaaatttccttttttcttctttttgttgttttcattttgtgtgttttctgttttcttggttttttctttttttttggtttttgttttttagaaaaaagggaggggagtgggaagagaaataaaatcagagaaaaatgccAAAAAACATTTTCCACAATATCTAAAAACAGAGAACCATAGTTCTTGTCAAGACAGCATGAATTCTggatgaattattttttccagttttcaacACCAATAAAGATTTTTGCAAAAGCCACTATCATCAGAACACTTATCTTCCAGATCAAATAACCTCTTCCCCTTTTGCCTTGGTTTGTCACTTTCATAAGAggataaaaggatgtattctgtTCTTGCAAACAATAAGTGCTAACGAGAGAGCTCTTCTGATACTTATATGGTGGTCAGGAGTTTTCACAAACATCCAAGCTTCAGCACAGTTGAAAGGACTAAAATTTGTTTCTCTCAACATAAATACTATTAGAATTCAcactgatttttgaaaaattctgcaaaaactcttcttttcttttcccttctcttaaaactaaatgtccttttttttttttttttcttttttcttttttttcctttttgctccaGGCACCTGACAATTGTTCTGCTCAGTCAGATGCAGGCAGGTTTCTCCGACTGAGATGTGCTCAGGGCCAGCACCTAAACTGAATCCCAGAGTCAGACTTGGCCAGGCCAAAGGgaacacggggggggggggggggggggggggggggggggggggggggcccgGACAGGGCACTGTGCTGAAGCCAGAGAGCCATATGCTTCAGCCACCAAGTGGGGATGTGACACAACCATTGACTTCCATCCAGAGGTCTCCAAGACATCCGAAGCATGATAGTTGATGAAATCCACTGCCTGAGTTTTCAACTGATCTGCATTGTGGAGGTCAGCCAGGATGAGAATTTCTGCGGCATTCTCCACGGAGAGGTTACTGCAGAGGGCATCCTCACACATGACCTTTAAACGCTCCAGGGCATACTTGTCAGCAGCTGCCAGCAAATCATCAGTCATTTTATCAAGATTTGGAGCCTTCCCCGTGTAAATGAAGCACATCATCTCCTTAAAAACTTCAGGCTCCACATCATTGATTTCAACCCGATTCTTTTTGCTCTCTTCCATTTCATGTTCAAACATGGCACTAAAAACTGGAGAACGTGCTGCTAAGATAGCTTTATGAGCCTGGAATTCCTGGCCAGCAACACACAGGCAGCAGTCTGTGAACCGGGAATTCTCCCACAGCCCTCCTAACTCATCTGCCAACCGGCATTCAGGAACCTTCACCATATTCATGGTATTCTGGCCAGAAATGTTTACGGAATCTTGTACCACACTCACCTCGCAAAAGAGGGTAAGCTTGTCATCTGGGAGAAGTCCGTTAGCCTCATCCAAAAGAAAATCTCTACGGATGAATTTTTTGAATCCCCAGTCCTTGCCTTGCACAAACCTATAAGCTCATTGACTCTCCATAGCTTTGGTTTCTTCTCCCTTGGCATTCAGGATGGAGAATTTGAATTTTGCCCGAACTTCACTCTTTGGACAGCTGACCAGTAACAGGTAAAGTGACAGGTAATCTTTGCTTTCTTCATCTAGCCCTTTTGGGTTTACTCTCAAACACCATTTCAGTTTATCATTGGCTCCTGATGAAAAGGTTGAACTTTTAATGACTTCACCCATTTCCTCTCGGCAAAAGCTAAAGTTATTAATGGTCCACATGTAGGAGAATTTCACTACCTTGATCTGTGTGTAGCACCAGCTCTCAGCTACAGGGCCACTCGACATTTCTGTCGGAGGTGGAGGACTTGGAACCCTTGACATCGCCAGTTTGAAGGTTAAACAAGGTTTCCAAAGTCAGGGAACAaagatttctgttctttcttcacTCTGAGAGCGGCGGCGACAGCTGCTGGTCCCTGTCCCCCTGAGCTCGCCTCATACTGTCCGCAACATCCGGGACCTGCAGGACCGCcgatacacaaatacacacactccGAGcgcgcacactcacacacacacacacaccacacacacacacacacacacacacacaccacactcacacacacacacacacacacacacacacacactccttaaCACTTCTTAAAAAGCTAATTGAGGTATTAAAGGGCTACTACTACCACTAATGTACAAATCAACATTAAAAGCAATAGAGgacatgaaacaaataaaatcgaagctgaaatcattgaaattgaaacaaaaaaatcaaaatacagacaaagaaaaagttggttttttgaataaataaataaaatcaataaactctTTCTCAagctaataaataaaaagagaaaactcaaatcactaaaattagtgattaaaaaggaaatatcaagacagacactattgaaatacagtaGGTTTTTACTACTATACACGTAATATTGTCttccattattttattagatgttacaattacaaagaaaaatgactaattttcctttgtaattgTAATAACATTTTCACATTAAACTGACACTAGGTAtgttttttgaaatagttttctaGCTCTGGATCCCTGTTGATTCCTCAGGTTATCTATAGATCATCTTTTCTGTAAATAAAGACTGTCCTGTGTTGGGGAGTAGCAGTCATAGCAGATATACTTGTTTTGGACCTTAAAGGAAATGTGTTTTGGTTTGCATTCGTGTGAAAAAAAGAACCGAGACAAAGACTTGGTACATGTAATTTACTTGAGAACTGATATTAGAAAACTGGAGTAGAAAATTAgatggaaaaggaggaaaagccaATACATGGGGGCAGCTGATATTTCCTCTGCAGGCATGGGACTGGAGTCCTCTTCTGACAGCATGATGGAATGTATCCCATAACTTCCTGTCTGAAAAACCTTATGCTGGGGCACTTCTCTTTGGCCCTACCCCTGTTGGTTTTAAGTACTCCTGGGGTGTTAACCTTAACATTCTCCACCACACTTGGCACTCAAGCTGAGCTTCTTGCAACTTAGAAACAGGACTAAGAGcagaaacatggagagaggtGTGGTGCAGCTTAAGGAAGTATGCTGTTGGAATGAGCTCAGCCCACATGGAGCTGCACACCATAGCTGCTACCAAAAGTGAGGTGACACAGAGGAGATGTGACAGCACCAACAGCACTTACTTCAGCACCTACTTCACATACCTCACATGACCCAGATTCACTTATGCCACCTTAAGTCCACTCTGAACAGTTTGAGGGAGAGGACAGTTGTAATGTCTAGAAAACACATAACCACAGTGTCAGTGGAACTAGCTGGTCCCCATTGCAGCTACTGTTCACAGGTCATTGtcacattttctatatttaatttccaCCATCCTTTCTAGAACTTCTTCATTCTTGGCCTTTATTTTAGCTGTACTCTAAGCTGCTTGCCTGGTGTAGTTATCTACCTCTTTACTCTGGAGGCCTCGGAGACTTCATTCAGAGAAACACTGAGTTACTTCTGTGAATTCTCTGCCCATTATGTGACAGTAACCTTAGCCTTCAGTGCTACAAGGATGACCAGAATAATAACTCCATTCTTTGCTGCTGTTACACCATTGTGGAAATTCCAATGTGACTAAGTGACAGACACTGTCAGATTTTGTGGAACATTTCCTCTATTTTAATGTGCCCCTGTCTACATATTCTTCAGGATTCAGGACCTCTAATACACCAGGTCCTAAAGGTGTAGAGATCTAAAGCATAAATTTTGCAAATGATTTTATGGAAATGATGTTGTGAGAGGCTGGTATTGCTTGGTTCATGGACCTGAGATTCCATGTTTTGAGAACAAAACCTATAGGTTTAATGTAGGATTCTGCAACCTTATATAAAGGGTCATATAGTTAAAGTATTTTAGACCTTGAATGTGATAGTGGTGTTTATTTCAATGACTTTACCCTCAAGGGGCAAGAACAGTAACAGACAATACAAAAACATAGCTCCTTTAGGACCTATATTCCAGTGCAATTGTGCCCAAAGACATCGGGGATATTCATTCAGTTATtgcatgttttcattttacaacCAAGTTGCTGGTTAGTCAGGTGTCCTGGAAGGGTAGGACACACTGAAATCTTAATATCAACAACAGAGGTGACCCTCAGTTGATCAACCTTTAGGCCAGCCCAGGCTGTTGTAGGATTCATTGACAGTATCCATCCCTGCCCCCTCCACAATTCTCTTCTAAAGCCCATTGAACATGCATTGGAACCAGCAAAAGACATGTCAAAAACCAGTATCACTACATtcaaatgtatataaaaacaaaagattttaataaaatttaaatctacaGTGCATACGAATGGCTTCAAAGTCAGAGAGAGTGGTATATGATCTTCCTCTTTAACATCTGTCCAAATTCCccactctttcttccctttctccctctctccccagcaTATTGAGGAACCTTCCATAGCAGCAGTCTTCTTGCAGTTTTGGTTGTCATCCCTAGAAAATTAACTGGAGTGTAAATATcaactgacattttatttattcctgcATAATAGATTAGTTTCCCACCATTACAGATTAGTTCTGACatccaaggaaataaaaagaaattacataagtatacatacatattcttaagaaaatttctattaactaacattttattttttaacatgtggAAAATAATACTAAACTTTCTAAAATATTCCTCAATTTAGAAGACAATAAGATGATAATTTTATTGTGCATTTGttgccacaataaaaattaaataaaaaggcaatTATAAGgcaaagaataagtaaaatatggtatgcttaaatgattaataattttaaaagaagatattaatAATTTGGACTATTTTTTTAACCTAGCAAGTGTATGTTGGgtataaacatgaatatatatttctctttgtgTAATGAAATGTATATGCAGAAAATTGTAATGCACAGATGCAgaaaaattctaccaaacataggaaaaaattatttgaccTTGGTGTTCACAATAACTTAGTGAAACAAATATTATAAGATGTGTTAATCAAAtatcacaaaagaaataatattatttaatgtataaagaaaaatcatctaAAGCCATGTCCCTAGACTGACACTGCAGCAACATGAAAGGGCACCCAGTGGTGACTCAATGCTGTTCTAAGACAACCACAGTCACAGGGGTCTACATCTGGCGATCCCGAAAATCCTTTCATTCCTGTATTTCCTTGTACAAAGGGGAGCTAGACACAATGTGGTGTCCTGTATTTGACCCAGAACAATAAAAGATCATTAGTCAAAAAATGCTGGAATCCTAAACAGTCATGCAGTTGATTCTACAATGATGTCCCATTGTTAATTTCTGATCTTTGGTGGAGCTCTGTATGTTAACATTAAGGGAATCCGGGCAAAGGACTCATGGGAAATTTGCTCACTCTTTGTAGCTTTTCTGTAAATagagaattattaaaataaagcttATTAAAGTGGAAGAGGGACTTAAGGATGTCCCTGTGCTTAAAATAACACAAACCTGAGCTGAAATGATGTTCTGATAGCAATGACACAGAGGAATACACGTGGATCATTTCAAAAACAACCcatggagagaggaggaagcagtGATTAGGTAGGTGCCTGTGTGTCTTCATTTATGGTAACTCATGAACTGCATGTTTTGTTACATTGACCTTCAATAAAAGAGAAGTTTTAAAACACCTTCATAGCACTAGTAAATAGTTCTCTACTACAggtaatgaatgaagaaaatattcagaaataaattagCTGCACAACGCTAGAGGGGTCTTGTGTAGGCACAGATATCCAAGTTATTAAACCATAAGCATAACATTTTCAGGGCTGAAAGAATATTCAGAATGGTCAAATTCAACCCTGACATATTCTTCACGGAGGTGTCTCTGTAGGTGCTCCTGTGGTGGGACAGGTAAGACCAGACTTCTGTGTCTTAGCAGAGCTCTCAGGAGATTCTGAAGCAATCAGATTATATACCAGTGAGATATCCTAGGAGATGAAGTGAATTTTCAGATCCAGAATGTCCCATAAATGGCACAAGAACCACAAGCAGCCCATGTTCCCAAGCTAAGACTCCTGAGTTCTTAACAATTCCATTAGACAATATATGTAAGATCCACCAACCTCAACTATCTTATCCAAGATATTATGAGTTTTTTAACGCTAGAAATAGCACTGTTTTTCCCA comes from Sciurus carolinensis chromosome 10, mSciCar1.2, whole genome shotgun sequence and encodes:
- the LOC124994221 gene encoding LOW QUALITY PROTEIN: speckle-type POZ protein-like (The sequence of the model RefSeq protein was modified relative to this genomic sequence to represent the inferred CDS: substituted 1 base at 1 genomic stop codon) translates to MSRVPSPPPPTEMSSGPVAESWCYTQIKVVKFSYMWTINNFSFCREEMGEVIKSSTFSSGANDKLKWCLRVNPKGLDEESKDYLSLYLLLVSCPKSEVRAKFKFSILNAKGEETKAMESQXAYRFVQGKDWGFKKFIRRDFLLDEANGLLPDDKLTLFCEVSVVQDSVNISGQNTMNMVKVPECRLADELGGLWENSRFTDCCLCVAGQEFQAHKAILAARSPVFSAMFEHEMEESKKNRVEINDVEPEVFKEMMCFIYTGKAPNLDKMTDDLLAAADKYALERLKVMCEDALCSNLSVENAAEILILADLHNADQLKTQAVDFINYHASDVLETSGWKSMVVSHPHLVAEAYGSLASAQSSWLDKAQRHTLTLHRSTLAGVHGGGRRRSVSVTPAAAAVWTQLSAPRL